A region of the Nitrospira sp. genome:
TTGCTCCTCAGCCGCCTCCACGGATTCCTCAAATGACAAGGATGCCGGCCTCACTGGAGGAGACGACCAGTATCTGCGGATCGCAACTTTTCCATCATCCCACTCCAAGATGGATGCAGGGGGCAATTTGCGCGCCTCCCGATATATCGAGTACTCATCGGAGATGAATCCAAGCTGCAAGTATTCCGCAATCGCCTGTTCATCCAGTTCATGGACGAACCCTGCCTGCCTGAGTGCGCGGACCGTTGAGGCGAAGGCGATCACGCTACCCTGTACGCTGAAGACAAGCGGCTTGACCCCAAGTCGATCTCGCACGAGGTACAGCTTCTGCAACCTGTTGTCCCAAAGCCCGAACGCAAACATCCCCCGCAGTCTCGTGACGAGCTTGTCAATTCCCCACCTCCGATAACCTTGGATCAACACCTCCGTGTCGGTGTTGCTCATGAAGGTATCCCCGTCAGACTCAAGCTCTTTCCGCAATTCAAGAAAATTGTAGATGGCCCCATTGAAGACCACGCCGACATTCCCATCGGATGAGCGCATCGGCTGTCTGCCTGCCTCGCTCAGATCAAAGATGGCCAATCGACGATGAGACAGGACCGCCTTGTCCCAAGCTTCGATTCCTTCTCCATCAGGCCCTCGTCGCGCAAGAGATTGCGCCATCCGTCCGACGGCTTCTCTGGCCATAGCCCTATCGAAGGTTCCGACGACTCCGGCTATTCCACACATACCAATCTACCTTCTAGTTTCTAACTCTCGTCCATCACTCCGGGACGTGACCATGACTTGACATCGCTTGACGCAACACGGCGTCAAGCTTTCTGCCAATCGTCACCCAAGAAAACGCTTCGACATTGTCGGATCTATGACGTTGTCCACGAATCACAGCTTTCAGATAGGATGCGATTCCACGAGAGTTGGTTGCCGTAAAACTTGTCACCAATCCTGTAGACGCAGTTACCGCGGTTGCATCACTCCCGCTAGGGGCAATGAGAAGCACTGGTGTTCCGAGTCCGATGGCCTCAAATATTTTTGCCGGCACCATCCCTGAAATGTCTGGTGAGACCTCCTCCTCAATGGAAACGATGGCTACGGCAAGACTAGCGCCCTTGACTGCCGACAGAGCTTCGTGTCTCGGAACTTTTCCGTGCAGCACAACCCGATCAGTCAGACCGAACCGAGCTGCCTGTTCGCGAACATGGCTCTCCTGCGCCCCATAGTAGTGGAAATACCATTCCTGACCCGTTTCGCTCGATAGCTGCTCATTCAAGCTCTTGAGCGCAGCCATGAACGGAGAGAGGATCCGACGTGGCGGATAGAAGTTCCCCGTGTACACAAAGGCGTGATGTCCGAAGTCGTACGGCTGAACGGCTGCCATTTCACTAGAGTCATACCCATTCGTCACGACATGACACTTCGCCCCAACACCATACCGTCGATCCAGATCCGCACCCCAGGAAGGCGACACAACCGTCACTGCGGCGGACCCTTGAAGCAATCTCGCCTCTTCACGGATGGTTGCCGGCCGCGGCGGGCGACGGGCGTGAGGATTTCCAGTCCAAGGATCGCGGTAGTCCAAGACATAGGGCCGGCGGAGCTGGTCTGAAAGATTTCTTGCCAGTCTGAACGCCACGAACGGCGACCCTGATGCAAGGATTACATCTACATCCTTCGCGCTCAGATCGGAACACTCTCGCTCCGCCTCCTTCACCCAACCTACATGTGGATCAACCCCTAGGCTTCGTGCAACTGTTCGGCAGATTCCTCCGCCAATCCATCCCACGTTCTGATCCCAGCATTTCATTCGACTGGGCACCAGACATCGCCATCGATGACCGGTCAAGATCCGATGGATGCCTTCGTCGTGCAACTCCCTCGCGAGTATCTCGCGGTCTTCAACGCTTTGCCATACCGAAGGATCTGGGGTAACCACTGTCACCTCCCATCCCAGCCTCGCCAGATGCCTTGCGATGTTCCCCGTACGAACGCAAGCAATCGCCTGCACCGGTGGAAAGTAACATGCCAAGAAGAGAAGCTTTGGGCGGGGTGCAGGTGGTATTGCTCGCACCCTTGATTGTGTTGAAGTTCCTGTTACCAACGCAGTCCTCTTCAGATGTCTCTACGCAAAGGTCCTGATCTCATCCGACCTGGTAATCCGGCGGCACACATGCGGACCAGGCTACGCTTTCACCATCCCTCCCCATTTTCGGGTGACCCTACAGAACCAACATTCGGCGATGGGATTACCCTGGCCGCGTTGATCGGCATATCCTGTGTACTCTAGCGGATTCTGGTCATAAAATACATATTTGCTCGTCAGGCGGAATCCCGACCAGCCGGTAGGACATTGTGCTATTTGTTTCTGCAGATCTCTCTGTAGGCCGAGGCCAAGGTCTCGGGATCCCTTGATGTCTTTGCCATCCCGAGATTACCGACCTGCAGGTCGTAACGAGAGCCATCGGGCGACCGCACAATCCCTTCCACGATCTTTGTCAATTCCGCATCATCACTGAACAGATAGCCGATATCGCCGTACCGGTCAAACATCGCCTCAAATATCGGTATTTTCCTCGCGATCACAGGCTTCCCCCAGGTGATGGCATCAAGGAGGACTCCACTGGCGGCCAGTGAATAATGTGCCGCTTCATGAGGCAGAATGACAAAATGAAGCAGCGAGACGTTTCGGATAAAGTCGGCGCGGCTCATCTTCGTGCTTACGGGTCTACTGGCAAGAGCATCGATCCCATCCATCGGCAAGCTGCCTTCATTGGTATGACCGATCGCGTGGAATTCGACTCGAGGCCCGTAATTTACCTTCACTTCGCCGGCCGTTTTCACAAAAAGCGGAAACCCTTTGGCCTTGTTCGCGAGCCCCAGAAATCCGAATCGGATCGGCTCACGCAAGCCCACCGGCTGGGATGCGGCTTCGTGGGGAGAAATTGGGTGCTCCAAGGTTTCAACATGACCCGCCAAGTGTGGGAGATTTCCGACCACAGTGTCTCGTATCGCTCTTTCCAGAACGAGGTACTGAAGGCCGGCATTTCCAGATAGCGTAAGGGCCGTCTTCATATCTTGGAGCCTTCGAATGGGACGCCTATACCGTTGACCGGCCACTCCGCTCAGCGCGTGGAGAACCATCTGCACGGGGACGTGGTTGGATCGGAACCATCGCACAACTTTTATGGCCAATACCGTTGACGGTTGTGCGGACGTCAGGACCAGCCGAGACATGGTCTCGTGGGTCATGCTGTTCAACGCAGACCGAAGGATATCGAGCTCGCATATCACGCGTCGCACATAGCCCATGCCCTTCGCTGGGGGACAAATGTGTTTCCACGAAATCGAGTCTGCGAAGGCATGTCCCACTTCCTTCTTGAGTTCTTCCACATGAACCGCTTCACCCCAAAAAGCCAGGTCTTCTTGCGGAAAAGCGGCCCTGATCGTTGCCAGCAATCCAGCGTTGAATGGAATGTGCGTGCGATTGAGGAAGGTTAACTCACACAGAAGAATCATCGTTTCATCCGCGATCGCTTGCGAGAACTACGGAATTGTCTTCTCCAGAGAGAAGGTTGTTGCATTCTGTAGCTCGGACATTCCACAATCGGCTCGGCTAGATGCGCTCCCAGTCCAAGTCCAGGCGCGCATCTCTCATCTGTTGTTCCAGCCAATATAATCGTTGAAATGTCAAAACAGATACTTCGACTCGACCGACGCCGGCCATTCCAGCCAATAATCGAGGAAGACAATGCTTTCTTGCCAATAATGTGAGTTGATTCTTGTCGCACATGACGACAGACAACCGCCTAGCCCAGGTTTTTGCACAGGCGGAGAAAGGAATCGATCGGCCCGCTTTGTGGAGCTCGCCCGCGTGCGGAATTTTCGATAGGGCGGGAAAGTGCCGTTCAAAAATCTTCTTGTAGACGGCCCGGTTGAAACACCTATAATCATGCGCCATCTTGTACTTGAGAAGAGGCCATGCGTAGAAGGGGACAACCGCCTCCGTCAATCCCAAATGTTGATTGAAGTTATTCGAGATGTAGAGCCGTTGCCTGTAATAAAAATCTGCCCACCCGAAAATCTTGCCGATACGCGATCCTTCTCGAACCGCCGCTTCCATCGGGGCGAGCGACCTCTCCCGCACTTGCTTGGCGATATCTCCCCTCAACATGTCGAAGGATATTCCCAGATGCTTGCGCTGGAGAATCCCGGCCAGATCCTCCTTCCACTCAGTCTCATATTTTCCAAGATACGTGTCCTTGGACCCTCGTATAAGACCATCGCCCATGAACCCGTGTAGCATGGGAGTTCCAGGGTCGACTTGAGCGACAAGATAGGTCAGGTTCTTGGAAAGAGGAAAACCATCGGGAGCAGCATGAAACACGTTCTCGTAGAGATCCCATTCGGAACCACGGCAAGGTATTCTTTTGTGAGCGGCGCCCACTGTTTCAGCCACTTGACGCGCCACGGCATCTTCTTGCTCTGTAACAGCCACTGTCGTACATTCAATGGGCTGTTTCACGACTGCAGACGCTAAGGCCAATAAATACCGACTATCGTATCCCCCGGAAAGAGCAAGGGCGACTCGAGGCTGGTCTTTCAAGAGAATCCCTGTGGTCGATGAGATAATCCGATGGAGATTCTCTACAGCCTGTTCTTCCGTAGGATGATCATCGCTTGACTCCCATTGAATATACGGAATCGTCTTGAAGCGTCCATTCTGGAATACACTAACCGCCCCGGCAGGCAACCGATGAAGCTCGCTGAACAAGGAGCCGTCGGTACAGTTATACCGATAGGCCAGCCAGGCACTGACCGCATCATAATCGACGTCGCCATTCACCAAGCCCGCCTTCAGAAGCGGCCAGACTTCACTCCCGAAGATCATCCGGTCCTTCGAATGGCCGATAAACATGGGCCTCACGCCCAGTGGATCAGCTACAAACGTCACACGTTGCTGCTTCGGCTCATCAATAATCGCGACAAAAGGGCCAAGAAGATCTCTGAACAGATCATAGCGCTGTTCCGTAATCACACCAACGCTCCACGCTGCGATCTTGGATTGAATCACCGTGGGGTGAACCGGTATTCCCCAGATATAGACTAAGGCTCCCGTCAGCGGACAATAGTGCGTCTGGAGGCGTGTATTGGGATAGGCCGCTACCTCCAACTGTCGAGGAGCTGTCTTCGGACATAGTGGTATCTCGACAGGAAGGGCTCCTTCCACTACGACCGGTGATACAGACAGATCTTTGGGAAGGATCTGGTAGCCGAATAGTTGATTCATGATGGATGTACAGCTTAGGTCGCTATGACGCCCGTCCCTCTTGCCCGGCGGTCTCTCTCGATCCGGCAGAGCGCTGCGTTGCCGCCACATCGAGCTGATCCGCATACAGTTTCGCCGTCTTATTGACGCAGAAACAGAAAAGTAGACCCTCCGCTTGCCGCCACATCGGCTTGAAACGGAATTCCCGCCCGATCAGCTTAGCGATCACCCGTTCAGCGTAATACACCACCGCGAAGCGTCGCTTCGACTTGACTAGCAGCATAGAATTCACCCAACGAACGGCCGGCCAAAGCCGTGTCTTGGATCTCGTCATAATCTTATGGTCTGCCAGATAGTCCAGGAATTGATCTCGGAGCACCTTGCCATATGGAATCGCCGGGTGACTGAAGATGACAACAGAGCCCTTCTTCGATTGGCCAAACATTTTCCTAGGAACTCCAGCCTCTTCGGCGATCCGCCTAGCAATGGGTTTATCGTACATGGTTCCCAATCGCCACGGATCCATTTCGGGCGACATCGTAATACTGTCGATCTCCTGTTCCCTCCTGACTGCCAAGTCCGGCAACGGTAGCTGGATAAAGCCGACGACCAAACGAACCTCGGCCATTCCCAACCCGCTCGAATCGCTTCTCTTCAACTGCGAATCTGCATCTCCACGTATTGTTCGCTTGACTGCCGGATCCCTCCAGACCGCGCCCCCTGTTCCGGTGAGCAACAGGCTAGGATTCGCGACATGATTCGCGATCTCCAAAAGATTCGCGTCTTGGTTATGGTGGAGGGCGCAGTAATATAAATACTCATGGTCGAATCCTTGGACAAACGCGCGTCGATCTATTCGAATGCAGTCGAGACCGAGGGACTCGCAGATCTGGCCGCCATCGTCATCCGGCGCCTTCCCGTCATCATCATGCGCCAGGTAACGGCTACTCTTCCCCTTCGAGATGGTAAAGACTTTATCCACTCCATACGTTGCGGCAATCGCATTGACCGCCGTGGAATCGAACCCTGACGACTGCGTCGACAGGATCTGGAGCGGCCGAGCGCGAGCGCTATCCCGCGCATTAGCAGCCATGAGCTTGTAGTTGTTCCGAAGATAGTTCTGGTAATCCTCAAAACACTTCAATCGGGGCGGCATGCTTTTTTCAGACTCCCGAATCCCTCCCTTCGAGACATCGAGGTTTCTATACATGAGACGCCTCAGCCAACCGCTGACCGTAGGGATGTCGCGCCGGTAGTCGTTGATGCCCTTCATGATTGAGTCACAAATCGCTGGATAGTCCGAACACCGAACATCGAGGGCATCCTTGATGTATCCCAAGATCAGTGGCAAAGAATTAGAGACAGTGAGGCGTGTATCATTCTCATGGTAGTAGAGGGAGTCGGTCGTGGATGCGGTTGTCACGAATCGGACCGAGTCGTCGCTGAGAATTCCGCCGGTTCCGAACACGCAGTCAGTTTCACCGAAACCCCCAGCTTGAAACGGACCGTTCCATACGCCTTCGATGAAAAAATTCTGCCGAACTTCTACCCAGGAACCGTGTAGCAGAATCACGGTGCCTCCTGCACGATCAACCTCCGCCACCCAGGCCAGGTTTGGCAACGAGGCATTGGCAAACGTCGTCAGTCGCATATGGCCGACCGCTTGTCTGAGCAATTAGCTGGCAGTAACAATCGAGTATCCAAAGGATCCATCTTCAACGCCGCGCCCCAATCCTCCTCTGCTTCACCTTTTACCTTTCGAGTTGTAACCGCGAGAACATCATTGTGCCAAGGTACGCGTAGGTGTTTCTGCGATCGGTTGCTTCTCAGGCAGGCTCTGGTCGTTTTGGTTCCGTAGACGGGCCATTCTACGAGCGATCCGCCTCCAGGTATTGAGGGGATTGAGCGCCAGTTCGACGGTCTCGAGCCATACTGCCCCGGCAAGTTTTCCATAGCTAAGCGAGGAGCCCAGTTTGCCCAATTCTTTTTTATGGAATTCCCAAAACCCTTTTTGCTTCTTATAGAACATCGAGT
Encoded here:
- a CDS encoding glycosyltransferase family 4 protein, which gives rise to MVTPDPSVWQSVEDREILARELHDEGIHRILTGHRWRCLVPSRMKCWDQNVGWIGGGICRTVARSLGVDPHVGWVKEAERECSDLSAKDVDVILASGSPFVAFRLARNLSDQLRRPYVLDYRDPWTGNPHARRPPRPATIREEARLLQGSAAVTVVSPSWGADLDRRYGVGAKCHVVTNGYDSSEMAAVQPYDFGHHAFVYTGNFYPPRRILSPFMAALKSLNEQLSSETGQEWYFHYYGAQESHVREQAARFGLTDRVVLHGKVPRHEALSAVKGASLAVAIVSIEEEVSPDISGMVPAKIFEAIGLGTPVLLIAPSGSDATAVTASTGLVTSFTATNSRGIASYLKAVIRGQRHRSDNVEAFSWVTIGRKLDAVLRQAMSSHGHVPE